The following are from one region of the Escherichia sp. E4742 genome:
- the tolR gene encoding colicin uptake protein TolR has translation MARARGRGRRDLKSEINIVPLLDVLLVLLLIFMATAPIITQSVEVDLPDATESQAVSSNDNPPVIVEVSGIGQYTVVVEKDRLERLPPEQVVAEVSSRFKANPKTVFLIGGAKDVPYDEIIKALNLLHSAGVKSVGLMTQPI, from the coding sequence ATGGCCAGAGCGCGTGGACGAGGTCGTCGCGATCTCAAGTCCGAAATCAACATTGTACCGTTGCTGGACGTACTGCTGGTGCTGTTGCTGATCTTTATGGCGACAGCGCCAATCATCACCCAGAGCGTGGAGGTCGATCTGCCAGACGCTACTGAATCACAGGCGGTGAGCAGTAACGATAATCCGCCTGTGATTGTTGAAGTGTCTGGTATTGGTCAGTACACCGTGGTGGTTGAGAAAGATCGTCTGGAGCGTTTACCTCCAGAGCAGGTGGTGGCGGAAGTATCCAGCCGTTTCAAGGCCAACCCGAAAACGGTCTTTCTGATCGGTGGCGCAAAAGATGTGCCTTACGATGAAATAATTAAAGCGCTGAACTTGTTACACAGTGCGGGTGTGAAATCGGTTGGTTTAATGACGCAGCCTATTTAA
- the ybgC gene encoding tol-pal system-associated acyl-CoA thioesterase — translation MNTTLFRWPVRVYYEDTDAGGVVYHASYIAFYERARTEMLRHHHFSQQALMAERVAFVVRKMTVEYYAPARLDDMLEIQTEITSMRGTSLVFTQRIVNAENTLLNEAEVLIVCVDPLKMKPRALPKSIVAEFKQ, via the coding sequence GTGAATACAACGCTGTTTCGATGGCCGGTTCGCGTCTACTATGAAGATACCGATGCCGGTGGTGTGGTGTACCACGCCAGTTACATCGCTTTTTATGAAAGAGCACGCACAGAGATGCTGCGTCATCATCACTTCAGTCAACAGGCGCTGATGGCTGAACGCGTTGCCTTCGTGGTGCGTAAGATGACGGTGGAATATTATGCGCCTGCGCGGCTCGACGATATGCTCGAAATACAGACTGAAATAACATCAATGCGTGGCACCTCTTTGGTTTTCACGCAACGTATTGTCAACGCTGAGAATACTCTGCTGAATGAAGCCGAGGTTCTGATTGTTTGCGTTGACCCACTCAAAATGAAGCCTCGTGCGCTTCCCAAGTCTATTGTCGCGGAGTTTAAGCAGTGA
- the tolB gene encoding Tol-Pal system beta propeller repeat protein TolB, whose amino-acid sequence MKQALRVAFGFLILWASVLHAEVRIVIDSGVDSGRPIGVVPFQWAGPGAAPEDIGGIVAADLRNSGKFNPLDRARLPQQPGSAQEVQPAAWSALGIDAVVVGQVTPNPDGSYNVAYQLVDTGGAPGTVLAQNSYKVNKQWLRYAGHTASDEVFEKLTGIKGAFRTRIAYVVQTNGGQFPYELRVSDYDGYNQFVVHRSPQPLMSPAWSPDGSKLAYVTFESGRSALVIQTLANGAVRQVASFPRHNGAPAFSPDGSKLAFALSKTGSLNLYVMDLASGQIRQVTDGRSNNTEPTWFPDSQNLAFTSDQAGRPQVYKVNINGGAPQRITWEGSQNQDADVSSDGKFMVMVSSNGGQQHIAKQDLVTGGVQVLSSTFLDETPSLAPNGTMVIYSSSQGMGSVLNLVSTDGRFKARLPATDGQVKFPAWSPYL is encoded by the coding sequence ATGAAGCAGGCATTACGAGTAGCATTTGGTTTTCTCATACTGTGGGCGTCAGTTCTGCATGCTGAAGTCCGCATTGTGATCGACAGTGGTGTAGATTCCGGTCGTCCTATTGGTGTCGTTCCATTCCAGTGGGCGGGTCCAGGTGCGGCACCTGAAGATATTGGCGGCATCGTTGCTGCTGACTTGCGTAACAGCGGTAAATTTAATCCGTTAGATCGCGCTCGTCTGCCTCAACAGCCAGGTAGCGCGCAGGAAGTTCAACCTGCTGCATGGTCTGCGCTGGGCATTGACGCTGTCGTTGTAGGTCAGGTCACTCCGAATCCGGACGGTTCTTACAATGTTGCTTATCAGCTGGTTGATACCGGCGGTGCACCGGGTACTGTGCTTGCTCAGAACTCATACAAAGTAAACAAACAATGGCTGCGTTACGCTGGCCATACCGCCAGTGATGAAGTGTTTGAAAAACTGACCGGCATTAAAGGTGCGTTCCGTACCCGTATTGCCTATGTTGTTCAGACCAATGGCGGCCAGTTCCCGTATGAGTTGCGTGTGTCTGACTATGATGGCTACAACCAGTTTGTGGTTCACCGTTCTCCGCAGCCGCTGATGTCTCCGGCGTGGTCACCGGACGGTTCTAAACTGGCATATGTTACCTTCGAAAGCGGTCGTTCAGCGCTGGTAATTCAGACGCTGGCAAATGGCGCTGTACGTCAGGTGGCTTCCTTCCCGCGTCACAACGGTGCGCCTGCATTCTCGCCAGACGGCAGCAAGCTGGCATTCGCTCTGTCGAAAACTGGTAGCCTGAATCTGTACGTAATGGATTTAGCCTCTGGTCAAATCCGTCAGGTGACAGATGGCCGCAGCAACAACACTGAACCGACCTGGTTCCCGGACAGCCAGAACCTGGCCTTCACTTCTGACCAGGCCGGTCGTCCGCAGGTTTATAAAGTGAATATCAACGGCGGTGCGCCGCAACGTATTACCTGGGAAGGTTCGCAGAACCAGGATGCGGATGTCAGCAGCGACGGTAAATTTATGGTAATGGTTAGCTCCAATGGTGGGCAGCAGCACATTGCCAAACAAGATCTGGTAACGGGAGGCGTACAAGTTCTGTCCTCAACGTTCCTGGATGAAACGCCAAGTCTGGCACCTAACGGCACTATGGTAATCTACAGCTCTTCTCAGGGGATGGGATCCGTGCTGAATTTGGTTTCTACAGATGGGCGTTTCAAAGCGCGTCTTCCGGCAACTGATGGACAGGTCAAATTTCCTGCCTGGTCGCCGTATCTGTGA
- the aroG gene encoding 3-deoxy-7-phosphoheptulonate synthase AroG, with protein MNYQNDDLRIKEIKELLPPVALLEKFPATENAANTVAHARKAIHKILKGNDDRLLVVIGPCSIHDPVAAKEYATRLLALREELKDELEIVMRVYFEKPRTTVGWKGLINDPHMDNSFQINDGLRIARKLLLDINDSGLPAAGEFLDMITPQYLADLMSWGAIGARTTESQVHRELASGLSCPVGFKNGTDGTIKVAIDAINAAGAPHCFLSVTKWGHSAIVNTSGNGDCHIILRGGKEPNYSAKHVAEVKEGLNKAGLPAQVMIDFSHANSSKQFKKQMEVCADVCQQIAGGEKAIIGVMVESHLAEGNQSLESGEPLAYGKSITDACIGWEDTDALLRQLANAVKARRG; from the coding sequence ATGAATTATCAGAACGACGATTTACGCATCAAAGAAATCAAAGAGTTACTTCCTCCTGTCGCATTGCTGGAAAAATTCCCCGCTACTGAAAATGCCGCGAATACGGTTGCCCATGCCCGAAAAGCGATCCATAAGATCCTGAAAGGTAATGATGATCGCCTGTTGGTGGTGATTGGCCCGTGCTCCATTCATGATCCTGTCGCGGCTAAAGAGTATGCCACTCGCTTGCTGGCGCTGCGTGAAGAGCTGAAAGATGAGCTGGAAATCGTAATGCGCGTCTATTTTGAAAAGCCGCGTACCACTGTGGGCTGGAAAGGGCTGATCAACGATCCGCATATGGATAACAGCTTCCAGATCAACGACGGTCTGCGTATAGCCCGTAAATTGCTGCTTGATATTAACGACAGCGGTCTGCCAGCGGCGGGTGAGTTTCTGGATATGATCACCCCACAATATCTCGCTGACCTGATGAGCTGGGGCGCAATTGGCGCACGTACAACCGAATCGCAGGTGCACCGCGAGCTGGCGTCTGGTCTTTCTTGCCCGGTAGGTTTTAAAAATGGCACCGATGGTACGATTAAAGTGGCTATCGATGCCATTAATGCCGCCGGTGCGCCGCACTGCTTCCTGTCCGTAACGAAATGGGGGCATTCAGCAATTGTGAATACCAGCGGTAACGGTGATTGCCATATCATTCTGCGCGGCGGTAAAGAGCCTAACTACAGTGCGAAACACGTTGCTGAAGTGAAAGAAGGGCTGAACAAGGCGGGTTTACCGGCGCAGGTGATGATCGATTTCAGCCATGCAAATTCGTCCAAACAGTTCAAAAAGCAGATGGAAGTTTGCGCTGACGTTTGCCAGCAAATTGCCGGTGGCGAAAAAGCTATTATTGGCGTGATGGTGGAAAGCCACCTGGCGGAAGGGAACCAGAGCCTGGAAAGCGGTGAGCCGCTGGCCTATGGCAAGAGCATCACCGATGCCTGCATCGGCTGGGAAGATACCGATGCTCTGTTACGTCAACTGGCGAATGCAGTAAAAGCGCGTCGCGGGTAA
- the pal gene encoding peptidoglycan-associated lipoprotein Pal, producing the protein MQLNKVLKGLMIALPVMAIAACSSNKNASNDGSEGMLGAGTGMDANGGNGNMSSEEQARLQMQQLQQNNIVYFDLDKYDIRSDFAQMLDAHANFLRSNPSYKVTVEGHADERGTPEYNISLGERRANAVKMYLQGKGVSADQISIVSYGKEKPAVLGHDEAAYSKNRRAVLVY; encoded by the coding sequence ATGCAACTGAACAAAGTGCTGAAAGGGCTGATGATTGCTCTGCCTGTTATGGCAATTGCGGCATGTTCTTCCAACAAGAACGCCAGCAATGACGGCAGCGAAGGCATGCTGGGTGCCGGCACTGGCATGGATGCGAACGGCGGAAATGGCAACATGTCTTCCGAAGAGCAGGCTCGTCTGCAAATGCAACAGCTGCAGCAGAACAACATCGTTTACTTCGATCTGGACAAATACGATATCCGTTCTGACTTCGCTCAAATGCTGGATGCACACGCAAACTTCCTGCGTAGTAACCCGTCTTACAAAGTCACCGTAGAAGGTCACGCGGACGAACGTGGTACTCCGGAATACAACATCTCCCTGGGTGAACGTCGTGCGAACGCCGTTAAGATGTACCTGCAGGGTAAAGGCGTTTCTGCAGACCAGATCTCCATCGTTTCTTACGGTAAAGAAAAACCTGCAGTACTGGGTCATGACGAAGCGGCATACTCCAAAAACCGTCGTGCGGTACTGGTTTACTAA
- the tolQ gene encoding Tol-Pal system protein TolQ, producing the protein MTDMNILDLFLKASLLVKLIMLILIGFSIASWAIIIQRTRILNAAAREAEAFEDKFWSGIELSRLYQESQGKRDNLSGSEQIFYSGFKEFVRLHRANSHAPEAVVEGASRAMRISMNRELENLETHIPFLGTVGSISPYIGLFGTVWGIMHAFIALGAVKQATLQMVAPGIAEALIATAIGLFAAIPAVMAYNRLNQRVNKLELNYDNFMEEFTAILHRQAFTVSESNKG; encoded by the coding sequence GTGACTGACATGAATATCCTTGATTTGTTCCTGAAGGCGAGCCTTCTGGTTAAACTTATCATGTTGATTTTGATTGGTTTTTCAATCGCATCCTGGGCCATTATTATCCAGCGGACCCGTATTCTTAACGCCGCGGCTCGCGAAGCCGAAGCGTTTGAGGATAAATTCTGGTCTGGAATCGAACTTTCTCGCCTCTATCAGGAGAGCCAGGGAAAACGAGATAATCTCTCGGGGTCGGAACAAATCTTTTACAGTGGGTTCAAAGAATTTGTGCGCCTGCATCGTGCTAACAGCCATGCACCGGAAGCCGTAGTGGAAGGCGCGTCGCGCGCGATGCGTATTTCCATGAACCGTGAGCTGGAAAATCTGGAAACGCACATTCCGTTTCTCGGCACTGTGGGTTCCATCAGCCCGTATATCGGTCTGTTCGGTACAGTCTGGGGGATCATGCATGCCTTTATCGCTCTCGGCGCGGTGAAGCAGGCAACATTGCAAATGGTTGCTCCAGGCATCGCAGAAGCGTTGATTGCTACAGCAATCGGTCTGTTCGCCGCTATTCCGGCGGTTATGGCCTACAACCGCCTCAACCAGCGCGTAAACAAACTGGAACTGAATTACGACAACTTTATGGAAGAGTTTACCGCGATTCTGCACCGCCAGGCGTTTACCGTTAGCGAGAGCAACAAGGGGTAA
- the cpoB gene encoding cell division protein CpoB, translating into MSSNFRHQLLSLSLLVGIAAPWAAFAQAPISSVGSGSVEDRVTQLERISNAHSQLLTQLQQQLSDNQSDIDSLRGQIQENQYQLNQVVERQKQILLQIDSLSSGGAAAQSASGDQSGAAAATTPTADAGTANAGAPVKSGDANTDYNAAIALVQDKSRQDDAMVAFQNFIKNYPDSTYLPNANYWLGQLNYNKGKKDDAAYYFASVVKNYPKSPKAADAMFKVGVIMQDKGDTAKAKAVYQQVISKYPGTDGAKQAQKRLNAM; encoded by the coding sequence ATGAGCAGTAACTTCAGACATCAACTATTGAGTCTGTCGTTACTGGTTGGTATAGCGGCCCCCTGGGCCGCTTTTGCTCAGGCACCAATCAGTAGTGTCGGCTCAGGCTCGGTCGAAGACCGCGTCACTCAACTTGAGCGTATTTCTAATGCTCACAGCCAGCTTTTGACCCAACTCCAGCAGCAACTCTCTGATAATCAGTCCGATATTGATTCCCTGCGTGGTCAAATTCAGGAAAATCAGTATCAACTGAATCAGGTCGTGGAGCGGCAGAAGCAGATCTTGTTGCAGATCGATAGCCTTAGCAGCGGTGGTGCAGCGGCACAATCAGCCAGCGGCGATCAAAGCGGGGCGGCGGCGGCAACGACGCCAACAGCTGATGCAGGTACTGCGAATGCTGGCGCGCCGGTGAAAAGCGGCGATGCAAACACTGATTACAATGCAGCTATTGCGCTGGTACAGGATAAATCCCGCCAGGATGACGCGATGGTGGCATTTCAGAATTTCATCAAAAATTATCCTGATTCAACTTACCTGCCCAACGCCAATTATTGGCTGGGTCAGTTAAACTACAACAAGGGTAAGAAAGATGATGCGGCGTACTATTTTGCTTCGGTAGTGAAAAACTATCCGAAGTCACCGAAGGCTGCAGATGCGATGTTTAAGGTCGGCGTCATCATGCAGGACAAAGGTGACACTGCGAAAGCAAAAGCCGTGTACCAACAGGTTATCAGTAAGTACCCTGGTACTGATGGCGCCAAACAGGCACAAAAACGTCTGAACGCCATGTAA
- the gpmA gene encoding 2,3-diphosphoglycerate-dependent phosphoglycerate mutase produces MAVTKLVLVRHGESQWNKENRFTGWYDVDLSEKGVSEAKAAGKLLKEEGYSFDFAYTSVLKRAIHTLWNVLDELDQAWLPVEKSWKLNERHYGALQGLNKAETAEKYGDEQVKQWRRGFAVTPPELTKDDERYPGHDPRYAKLSEKELPLTESLALTIDRVIPYWNETILPRMKSGERVIIAAHGNSLRALVKYLDNMSEEEILELNIPTGVPLVYEFDENFKPLKRYYLGNADEIAAKAAAVANQGKAK; encoded by the coding sequence ATGGCTGTAACTAAGCTGGTTCTGGTTCGTCATGGCGAAAGTCAGTGGAACAAAGAAAACCGTTTCACCGGTTGGTACGACGTGGATCTGTCTGAGAAAGGCGTAAGCGAAGCAAAAGCAGCAGGTAAGCTGCTGAAAGAGGAAGGTTACAGCTTTGACTTTGCTTACACCTCTGTGCTGAAACGCGCTATCCATACCCTGTGGAATGTGCTGGACGAACTGGATCAGGCATGGCTGCCCGTTGAGAAATCCTGGAAATTGAACGAACGTCACTACGGTGCGTTGCAGGGTCTGAACAAAGCGGAAACTGCTGAAAAGTATGGCGACGAGCAGGTGAAACAGTGGCGTCGTGGTTTTGCGGTGACTCCGCCGGAACTGACTAAAGATGATGAGCGTTATCCGGGCCACGATCCGCGTTACGCGAAACTGAGCGAGAAAGAGCTGCCGCTGACTGAAAGCCTGGCGCTGACCATTGACCGCGTGATCCCTTACTGGAATGAAACCATTCTGCCGCGTATGAAGAGCGGTGAGCGCGTGATCATCGCCGCTCATGGTAACTCCCTGCGTGCACTGGTGAAATATCTCGACAACATGAGCGAAGAAGAGATTCTTGAGCTGAATATCCCGACTGGCGTGCCGCTGGTATATGAGTTCGACGAGAACTTCAAACCGCTGAAACGCTACTATCTGGGTAATGCTGACGAGATCGCGGCAAAAGCAGCGGCGGTGGCTAACCAGGGTAAAGCGAAGTAA
- the tolA gene encoding cell envelope integrity protein TolA, whose protein sequence is MSKATEQNDKLKRAIIISAVLHVILFAALIWSSFDENIEASAGGGGGSSIDAVMVDSGAVVKQYKRMQSQESSAKRSEEQRKMKEQQAAEELREKQAAEQERLKQLEKERLAAQEQKKQAEEAAKQAELKQKQAEEAAAKAAADAKAKAEAEAKAAEEAAKKAAADAKKKAEAEAAKAAAEAQKKAEAEAAKAAAALKKKAEAAEAEARKKAATEAAEKAKAEAEQKAAAEKAAADKKAAAEKAAADKKAAEKAAAEKAAADKKAAAEKAAADKKAAADKKAAAAKAAAEKAAAAKAAAEADDIFGELSSGKNAPKTGGGAKGNNASPAGSGNTKNNGASGADINNYAGQIKSAIESKFYDASSYAGKTCTLRIKLAPDGMLLDIKPEGGDPALCQAALAAAKLAKIPKPPSQAVYEVFKNAPLDFKP, encoded by the coding sequence GTGTCAAAGGCAACCGAACAAAACGACAAGCTCAAACGGGCGATAATTATTTCAGCAGTGCTGCATGTCATCTTATTTGCAGCGCTGATCTGGAGTTCGTTCGATGAGAATATAGAAGCTTCAGCCGGAGGCGGCGGTGGTTCGTCCATCGACGCTGTAATGGTTGATTCAGGTGCGGTAGTTAAGCAGTACAAACGTATGCAAAGCCAGGAATCAAGCGCGAAGCGTTCTGAAGAGCAGCGCAAGATGAAGGAACAGCAGGCTGCTGAAGAACTGCGTGAGAAACAAGCGGCTGAACAGGAACGCCTGAAGCAGCTTGAGAAAGAACGGTTAGCTGCTCAGGAACAGAAGAAACAGGCTGAAGAAGCCGCTAAACAGGCCGAGTTAAAGCAGAAGCAAGCGGAAGAGGCAGCAGCGAAAGCGGCGGCAGATGCTAAAGCGAAGGCTGAAGCGGAAGCCAAAGCTGCCGAAGAAGCAGCGAAGAAAGCGGCTGCGGACGCGAAGAAAAAAGCAGAAGCAGAAGCCGCCAAAGCCGCAGCCGAAGCGCAGAAAAAAGCTGAGGCCGAAGCCGCCAAAGCTGCAGCGGCGCTGAAGAAGAAAGCGGAAGCGGCAGAAGCTGAAGCAAGAAAGAAAGCGGCAACTGAAGCTGCTGAAAAAGCGAAGGCAGAAGCTGAGCAGAAAGCGGCTGCTGAAAAGGCGGCTGCAGATAAGAAAGCCGCCGCTGAAAAAGCAGCAGCCGACAAAAAAGCAGCAGAAAAAGCGGCTGCTGAAAAGGCAGCAGCTGATAAGAAAGCAGCGGCAGAAAAAGCCGCCGCAGACAAAAAAGCCGCCGCAGACAAAAAAGCCGCAGCGGCAAAAGCAGCAGCTGAAAAAGCGGCTGCAGCAAAAGCTGCCGCGGAGGCAGATGATATTTTCGGTGAGCTAAGCTCTGGTAAGAATGCACCGAAAACGGGGGGAGGGGCGAAAGGGAACAATGCTTCGCCTGCCGGGAGTGGTAATACTAAAAACAATGGCGCATCAGGCGCAGATATCAATAACTATGCCGGGCAGATTAAATCTGCTATCGAAAGTAAGTTCTATGATGCATCGTCCTATGCAGGTAAAACCTGTACGCTGCGCATAAAACTGGCACCGGATGGCATGTTACTGGATATCAAACCTGAAGGTGGCGATCCCGCTCTTTGTCAGGCTGCGTTGGCAGCAGCTAAACTTGCGAAGATCCCGAAACCACCAAGCCAGGCAGTATATGAAGTGTTCAAGAACGCACCATTGGACTTCAAACCGTAA
- the nadA gene encoding quinolinate synthase NadA, whose amino-acid sequence MSMMFDPETAIYPFPPKPTPLSIDEKAYYREKIKRLLKERNAVMVAHYYTDPEIQQLAEETGGCISDSLEMARFGAKHPASTLLVAGVRFMGETAKILSPEKTILMPTLQAECSLDLGCPIEEFNAFCDAHPDRTVVVYANTSAAVKARADWVVTSSIAVGLIDHLDSLGEKLIWAPDKHLGRYVQKQTGADILCWQGACIVHDEFKTQALTRLQKQYPDAAILVHPESPQAIVDMADAVGSTSQLINAAKTLPHQQLIVATDRGIFYKMQQAVPDKELLEAPTAGEGATCRSCAHCPWMAMNGLQAIAEALEQGGSNHEVHVDENLRERALVPLNRMLDFAATLRG is encoded by the coding sequence ATGAGCATGATGTTTGATCCTGAAACGGCGATATATCCTTTTCCACCGAAGCCAACGCCGTTAAGCATTGATGAAAAAGCGTACTACCGCGAGAAAATAAAACGTCTGCTAAAAGAACGTAATGCGGTGATGGTCGCCCACTACTATACCGATCCTGAAATTCAACAGCTGGCGGAAGAAACCGGTGGCTGTATTTCTGATTCTCTGGAAATGGCCCGCTTCGGTGCTAAGCATCCCGCTTCTACGCTGTTAGTTGCTGGGGTGAGATTTATGGGGGAAACCGCCAAAATTCTCAGCCCGGAAAAAACAATTCTGATGCCAACACTTCAGGCTGAATGTTCACTGGATCTCGGATGTCCGATTGAAGAATTCAACGCATTTTGCGATGCCCATCCCGATCGTACTGTCGTTGTCTACGCCAACACTTCTGCTGCAGTAAAAGCGCGTGCAGACTGGGTGGTGACTTCAAGTATTGCTGTTGGACTCATTGATCATCTGGATAGTCTGGGGGAAAAACTCATCTGGGCACCAGACAAACATCTGGGGCGTTACGTACAAAAACAGACGGGCGCGGATATTTTATGCTGGCAGGGTGCCTGCATTGTGCATGACGAGTTTAAGACTCAGGCGTTAACCCGCTTACAAAAACAGTACCCTGATGCTGCCATACTGGTGCATCCGGAGTCACCACAAGCTATTGTCGATATGGCCGATGCTGTTGGTTCCACAAGTCAGTTGATTAACGCTGCAAAAACATTGCCGCATCAGCAACTGATTGTGGCGACTGACCGGGGCATTTTCTACAAAATGCAGCAGGCAGTGCCAGATAAAGAATTGCTGGAAGCGCCAACCGCAGGCGAGGGCGCTACCTGTCGAAGTTGCGCTCATTGTCCGTGGATGGCAATGAATGGCCTTCAGGCCATCGCAGAGGCGCTGGAACAGGGAGGAAGCAATCACGAGGTTCATGTTGACGAAAATCTGCGAGAGAGGGCGCTGGTGCCGCTCAACCGCATGCTGGATTTTGCGGCTACACTACGTGGATAA
- the zitB gene encoding CDF family zinc transporter ZitB has protein sequence MAHSHSHTSSHLPEDNNARRLLYAFGVTAGFMLVEVIGGFLSGSLALLADAGHMLTDTAALLFALLAVQFSRRPPTIRHTFGWLRLTTLAAFVNAIALVVITILIVWEAIERFRTPRPVEGGMMMVIAVAGLLANILSFWLLHHGSEEKNLNVRAAALHVLGDLLGSVGAIVAALIIIWTGWTPADPILSILVSLLVLRSAWRLLKDSVNELLEGAPVSLDIAELKRRMCREIPEVRNVHHVHVWMVGEKPVMTLHVQVIPPHDHDALLDTIQHYLMDHYQIEHATIQMEYQPCHGPDCHLNEGVSGHSHHHH, from the coding sequence ATGGCGCACTCACACTCACACACATCTTCACACCTGCCAGAAGATAATAATGCTCGTCGCTTGTTGTATGCTTTCGGCGTGACCGCCGGGTTTATGCTGGTTGAGGTTATTGGCGGTTTTCTCTCAGGTTCCCTGGCATTGCTGGCCGATGCGGGTCATATGTTGACCGATACTGCTGCCCTGCTTTTTGCCCTACTCGCCGTGCAATTTTCACGTCGTCCTCCCACCATTCGCCACACTTTCGGTTGGCTAAGATTGACCACGCTCGCGGCGTTTGTGAATGCAATCGCCCTGGTGGTGATTACCATTTTGATTGTCTGGGAGGCGATAGAACGCTTCCGCACGCCGCGTCCGGTCGAGGGCGGCATGATGATGGTAATTGCCGTGGCTGGGTTGCTGGCAAATATACTTTCTTTCTGGTTACTTCATCACGGTAGTGAAGAGAAAAACCTTAACGTGCGCGCAGCGGCACTGCATGTACTGGGAGATCTGCTGGGTTCGGTTGGTGCTATCGTTGCCGCGTTGATTATTATCTGGACCGGCTGGACGCCTGCTGACCCCATTCTCTCGATACTGGTGTCGCTTCTGGTTCTGCGCAGCGCGTGGCGATTATTGAAAGATAGCGTGAATGAATTACTTGAGGGTGCACCGGTATCGCTGGATATCGCTGAACTGAAGCGTCGTATGTGCCGGGAAATCCCGGAAGTCCGCAATGTGCACCATGTACATGTATGGATGGTAGGCGAGAAGCCGGTGATGACGCTGCATGTGCAGGTGATCCCGCCACACGATCACGACGCCTTGTTGGATACGATCCAACATTATCTGATGGATCACTATCAGATTGAGCACGCCACCATTCAGATGGAATATCAACCTTGTCATGGGCCAGACTGCCACCTTAATGAAGGAGTGTCTGGCCATTCACATCATCACCATTAA
- a CDS encoding YbgS-like family protein, translating into MKMTKLATLFLTATLSLASGAALAADSGAQTNNGQANAAADAGQVAPDARENVAPNNVDNNGVNTGSGGTMLHPDGSSMNNDGMTKDEEHKNTMCKDGRCPDINKKVQTGDGINNDVDTKTDGTTQ; encoded by the coding sequence ATGAAAATGACAAAACTGGCCACACTTTTTCTGACTGCCACTCTAAGCCTTGCCAGCGGTGCCGCACTGGCCGCCGATAGCGGAGCGCAAACTAATAACGGCCAGGCAAACGCCGCAGCTGATGCGGGTCAGGTTGCCCCTGACGCCCGTGAAAATGTCGCGCCAAATAACGTCGACAATAACGGGGTAAATACCGGTTCTGGCGGCACAATGTTGCATCCGGATGGTTCTTCAATGAACAATGACGGCATGACCAAAGATGAAGAGCACAAAAATACGATGTGCAAAGATGGTCGCTGCCCGGACATTAATAAAAAAGTACAAACCGGTGATGGCATCAACAATGATGTCGATACCAAAACCGACGGTACCACGCAGTAA
- the pnuC gene encoding nicotinamide riboside transporter PnuC, producing MDFFSTQNILVHIPIGAGGYDLSWIEAVGTIAGLLCIGLASLEKISNYFFGLINVTLFGIIFFQIQLYASLLLQVFFFAANIYGWYAWSRQTSQHEAELKIRWLPLPKALSWLAVCVVSIGLMTVFINPVFAFLTRVAVTIMQALGLQVAMPELQPDAFPFWDSCMMVLSIVAMILMTRKYVENWLLWVIINVISVVIFALQGVYAMSLEYIILTFIALNGSRMWINSARERGSRALSH from the coding sequence ATGGATTTTTTTAGCACACAGAACATTCTGGTTCATATACCGATCGGTGCTGGCGGTTACGATCTCTCATGGATCGAAGCGGTAGGGACGATCGCTGGGTTACTGTGTATTGGTCTTGCCAGCCTAGAGAAGATCAGCAACTACTTTTTTGGTCTGATCAACGTTACCCTGTTTGGCATTATTTTCTTTCAGATTCAGCTTTATGCCAGCCTGCTGTTACAGGTGTTTTTCTTTGCCGCTAACATTTATGGCTGGTATGCCTGGTCGCGACAAACCAGTCAGCATGAAGCTGAGTTAAAAATTCGCTGGTTGCCATTGCCGAAGGCGCTAAGCTGGTTGGCGGTTTGCGTTGTTTCGATTGGTCTGATGACGGTATTTATCAATCCGGTATTTGCGTTCCTGACCCGCGTTGCAGTCACGATTATGCAAGCATTAGGATTACAGGTTGCGATGCCTGAACTGCAACCAGACGCTTTTCCGTTCTGGGATTCCTGCATGATGGTGTTATCTATTGTGGCAATGATTCTGATGACGCGTAAGTATGTGGAAAACTGGCTGTTGTGGGTGATTATTAACGTGATTAGCGTCGTTATTTTTGCACTTCAGGGCGTTTACGCCATGTCTCTGGAGTACATCATCCTGACCTTTATTGCCCTCAACGGCAGCCGGATGTGGATCAACAGCGCACGCGAAAGAGGTTCACGCGCGCTATCTCATTAA